One genomic window of Kosmotoga olearia TBF 19.5.1 includes the following:
- a CDS encoding N-acetylneuraminate synthase family protein, which produces MKEIVIGNFKIIKGSLEKPYIIAEAGVNHEGDIEKAKLMIMQASEAGASAIKFQTYKAEKLASKYSPSYWNTNKEPTRSQYELFKKYDKFWKKEYEELANYAEQCGIDFLSTPFDFESADFLEPLMPAYKVASADITNIPFLRHIARKGKPILLSTGASTVSEIWQAIEAIKEEGNNQIVLLHCVLNYPTPIERANIGMIKDMVNKFQDYIIGYSDHTLPNKMEKVLTAAWLLGAQVIEKHFTFDKTLPGNDHYHAMDKEDLSRFVKLLDEYKEFLGNFEKHYIKEEEISRLNARRSLVAKRFIPAGKIIEETDIEIKRPGTGVSPLLYDKVIGSKATRDIGEDEILQFGDFRID; this is translated from the coding sequence ATGAAAGAGATAGTAATAGGGAATTTTAAGATTATTAAAGGTTCACTGGAAAAGCCCTACATTATTGCTGAGGCTGGTGTCAATCATGAGGGAGATATTGAAAAAGCAAAGCTAATGATAATGCAAGCTTCTGAAGCTGGGGCTTCAGCAATTAAATTCCAAACATACAAAGCCGAAAAACTTGCTTCGAAATACTCACCATCATATTGGAATACTAACAAGGAACCAACAAGAAGTCAGTACGAGCTATTCAAGAAATACGATAAATTTTGGAAGAAAGAATACGAAGAGTTGGCAAATTACGCAGAGCAATGTGGCATAGATTTCCTTTCTACACCTTTTGACTTTGAATCTGCGGATTTTCTAGAACCATTGATGCCTGCCTACAAGGTCGCTTCTGCAGATATAACAAACATTCCTTTTCTTAGACATATCGCTAGAAAAGGAAAGCCTATTCTTCTCTCAACTGGTGCTTCTACAGTATCCGAAATATGGCAGGCTATTGAGGCTATAAAGGAAGAAGGAAATAACCAAATTGTCTTACTTCATTGTGTTTTGAATTATCCAACCCCAATAGAACGAGCAAATATAGGCATGATAAAAGACATGGTTAACAAGTTTCAAGACTATATTATCGGGTATTCCGACCACACGCTTCCAAATAAAATGGAAAAGGTTCTTACAGCAGCGTGGCTTCTTGGTGCACAAGTTATAGAAAAACATTTCACATTCGACAAAACATTGCCAGGGAACGACCATTATCACGCTATGGACAAAGAAGATTTAAGCCGTTTTGTTAAGTTGTTGGATGAATACAAAGAATTTCTTGGCAATTTTGAAAAACACTATATAAAGGAAGAAGAAATTTCTAGACTTAATGCGAGACGTAGTCTCGTAGCCAAAAGATTCATTCCTGCGGGCAAGATAATAGAAGAAACCGACATTGAAATAAAGAGACCAGGAACAGGAGTTTCGCCTTTGCTATATGATAAAGTGATCGGTAGCAAGGCAACTAGAGATATAGGTGAAGATGAAATTCTTCAATTTGGTGATTTTCGTATAGATTGA
- the istB gene encoding IS21-like element ISKol3 family helper ATPase IstB produces the protein MKELIAQYCKELRLGKSIVENYQKIQAETNEEFLLKLLKLEIENRRVSRKNRYLKQTNFEVMKTFEGYSFENVQIPKSITLEELQEGRFLEKKENLILYGPVGTGKTHMATAIGIAACNREKKVRFYRTATLVNELVEAKSNGTLKRFLKTLRKTDLLICDEWGYIPLDREGAQLLFQVIAERYERNSVIITTNLEFSKWNGIFYDEKLTSAIIDRLIHHCHLLVFTGKSYRLEHSSIKA, from the coding sequence ATGAAAGAACTCATCGCTCAATACTGCAAAGAACTGAGATTGGGAAAAAGTATAGTGGAAAATTACCAAAAGATACAGGCAGAAACCAACGAGGAATTCCTTCTGAAACTACTGAAGCTGGAGATTGAAAACAGACGGGTATCACGTAAAAATCGTTACCTAAAACAGACAAATTTCGAGGTAATGAAAACCTTCGAAGGCTACAGTTTTGAAAACGTACAGATACCCAAGAGTATAACATTGGAAGAACTACAAGAAGGGAGGTTTCTGGAAAAGAAAGAGAACCTAATACTGTATGGTCCTGTAGGAACAGGAAAAACACACATGGCAACAGCCATAGGTATCGCAGCCTGTAACCGGGAAAAGAAAGTCAGATTTTACAGAACGGCCACACTGGTAAACGAACTTGTGGAAGCAAAAAGCAACGGAACATTGAAGAGATTCTTGAAGACACTCAGAAAGACAGATTTGCTCATATGCGACGAATGGGGTTACATACCTTTAGACCGAGAAGGAGCGCAACTTTTATTTCAAGTGATTGCGGAAAGATATGAGAGGAACAGCGTAATAATCACAACGAACCTTGAGTTCAGCAAATGGAATGGGATATTCTACGATGAGAAACTCACCAGTGCCATAATAGACAGATTGATCCACCATTGCCATTTACTGGTGTTTACAGGCAAGAGTTATCGATTGGAACATTCGAGTATTAAGGCTTAA
- the istA gene encoding IS21 family transposase produces the protein MSPFSQRSIANETGHDFRTVKKYDEMDDFNEYVQRRKKTSKLEPYKPKIDEWLEEDKRVKAKQRHTARRIYRRLCEEYPDFPLSERTVRAYVRRKKKELYSNEGYLPLNHPGGEAQADFGHAQFIEKGKGTTLHYLNLSFPYSNGGYFQLFRGENLECLLEGLKNIFEHIGKVPRRIWFDNLSPVVKKILDGGEREVTEKFYRFCQHYGFEPVFCNPGRGNEKGNVENKVGYNRRNFFVPIPRIENLEDYNKKLLTLSEKDMERPHYQKGKNIKELFLEEKEKMLLLNEKPLDISRVQKAKTDKYGMLRFENNRYSVSPKHAETEVWLKIGASEIEILDEDYRVLVKHPRLYGHNLQSLNWYPYLETLSRRPRALKYTGFYRELPPIWQEYFESCDYQEKKNSLKLLVKMLRETDMETARRALEISQKSERCTAETIFLSYRRLIQEEPSPFETGNKVPRLQAYTTDFKEYDSLVGERK, from the coding sequence CTGTCCCCATTTTCACAGAGAAGCATAGCCAACGAGACGGGTCATGACTTCAGAACGGTGAAGAAATATGACGAAATGGACGATTTCAACGAGTATGTTCAACGCAGAAAGAAGACTTCCAAGCTCGAACCGTACAAGCCCAAAATAGATGAATGGCTGGAAGAAGACAAAAGAGTCAAAGCGAAACAGCGACACACTGCCAGAAGGATTTACAGGAGATTGTGTGAGGAATATCCAGATTTCCCCCTCAGTGAACGTACCGTGAGGGCATATGTGAGGAGGAAAAAGAAGGAATTATATTCCAACGAAGGTTATTTACCACTCAACCACCCTGGTGGTGAGGCGCAAGCGGATTTCGGTCATGCTCAGTTTATTGAAAAGGGTAAGGGAACAACACTGCATTATCTGAACCTTTCTTTTCCATACAGCAACGGAGGATATTTTCAACTGTTTAGAGGGGAAAACCTTGAATGTTTGCTTGAGGGACTGAAGAACATATTCGAACATATTGGAAAGGTGCCTCGGCGTATATGGTTCGACAACCTATCTCCCGTGGTGAAAAAAATTCTGGATGGAGGGGAAAGGGAGGTAACGGAGAAGTTTTACAGATTCTGTCAACATTATGGGTTTGAACCTGTGTTTTGTAATCCTGGTCGGGGTAATGAAAAGGGTAATGTGGAGAACAAGGTTGGATATAACAGACGAAACTTCTTTGTTCCCATTCCCAGGATAGAGAATCTTGAAGATTACAACAAAAAACTCTTAACCCTCTCGGAGAAAGATATGGAAAGACCTCATTACCAGAAGGGAAAAAACATTAAAGAACTATTTTTAGAAGAGAAGGAAAAGATGCTCTTACTCAACGAAAAACCTCTGGATATTTCCAGGGTACAGAAAGCAAAGACAGACAAGTATGGGATGCTTCGTTTTGAAAACAACAGATACTCCGTGTCACCAAAACATGCTGAAACAGAAGTGTGGTTGAAGATAGGGGCATCGGAAATAGAGATACTGGATGAAGACTACAGAGTGCTCGTAAAACACCCCAGGTTATACGGACACAACCTCCAATCTCTGAATTGGTATCCATACCTTGAGACCTTAAGCAGAAGACCGCGTGCGTTGAAATACACAGGATTTTACAGGGAATTACCTCCTATTTGGCAAGAATACTTTGAATCCTGTGATTACCAGGAAAAGAAAAACAGCCTGAAATTGCTGGTCAAAATGCTACGTGAAACAGATATGGAAACCGCGAGACGTGCGCTGGAGATAAGTCAGAAGAGCGAACGTTGCACTGCTGAGACAATATTCCTCTCATATCGACGGTTGATCCAGGAAGAACCATCACCCTTTGAAACAGGGAACAAAGTACCGAGATTACAAGCATACACAACCGATTTTAAGGAATACGATTCCCTGGTGGGTGAAAGGAAATGA